One region of Priestia megaterium genomic DNA includes:
- a CDS encoding ABC transporter permease, whose translation MIQLQKLLKSLIQPIIAVIFGLAIGGIIISLTGGSVFQTYTELWNGAFGNFYFFTTTLARATPILLIALGVGFAFRAGVFNLGGEGQMVVGAISAAIVAYYLPAPGIVKLIAAIAAAVVAGGLLSVLAGWMEAAFKIQLVISTLLLNYIAVLFASYLAGHPFQDKTGSAALAQTPMIEQSAWLGKVFQGMPLHVGFIIALVGALLLWTVLRYSVFGYEVNASGKNPLFGAYGGIHQVKVMLFSMFISGSLAGLAGGFEVLGSQYRFVDGALTVPGYAWTGVMAALLANSNPIGIVFTSLLLAALQTGAMGLERNTEIPLEIASIMQAVLILFISAKFTKQWWKAKKKGADIRGAA comes from the coding sequence GTGATACAGTTGCAGAAACTTCTTAAATCATTAATCCAACCGATTATTGCGGTCATTTTTGGCTTAGCGATAGGAGGCATTATTATCTCCTTAACAGGTGGTTCGGTTTTCCAAACATATACAGAGCTCTGGAATGGAGCGTTTGGTAATTTTTATTTCTTCACCACTACGCTGGCTCGCGCTACGCCTATTCTGTTAATTGCATTAGGTGTGGGATTTGCTTTTAGAGCAGGTGTGTTTAATTTAGGGGGAGAAGGACAAATGGTCGTTGGAGCGATTAGTGCAGCGATTGTTGCTTATTACCTGCCGGCTCCAGGGATAGTCAAGCTGATAGCAGCCATTGCCGCTGCTGTTGTGGCAGGGGGATTGCTTTCCGTTTTAGCAGGATGGATGGAAGCCGCGTTTAAAATTCAGCTTGTCATTTCGACCCTTTTATTAAATTATATCGCTGTTTTATTTGCAAGTTATTTAGCAGGTCACCCTTTTCAAGATAAAACAGGCTCAGCTGCTCTCGCTCAGACGCCTATGATTGAGCAATCAGCATGGCTTGGAAAAGTGTTTCAAGGAATGCCTCTTCATGTCGGATTTATCATTGCTCTAGTGGGTGCGCTGCTGCTATGGACGGTGCTTCGCTACTCTGTGTTTGGCTATGAAGTAAACGCATCCGGGAAAAATCCGTTGTTCGGAGCGTATGGAGGCATTCATCAGGTAAAAGTCATGCTGTTTAGCATGTTTATTAGCGGAAGCTTGGCTGGATTAGCAGGAGGATTTGAAGTGCTTGGTTCACAGTACCGATTTGTAGACGGTGCGCTCACCGTTCCTGGATATGCATGGACTGGAGTGATGGCTGCTCTGTTAGCAAATTCAAATCCAATCGGCATTGTTTTTACGTCTCTTTTACTTGCCGCTTTGCAAACAGGAGCGATGGGGCTAGAGCGTAATACAGAAATTCCGTTAGAAATTGCGAGTATTATGCAAGCTGTTCTTATTCTATTTATCTCAGCGAAATTTACAAAGCAGTGGTGGAAAGCCAAAAAGAAAGGAGCTGATATTCGTGGAGCTGCTTGA
- a CDS encoding ABC transporter permease — MELLDWSLLNATLRMVAPILLAALGGMLCARVGIFNVGLEGLILIGAFSGIAGNYYTHNVFFAIVIAAGASLLFALLFGMMVVMFKANEIVVGVSINFLALGLTTFLLRTIFHTKGAYYDKNMHGIGTWDIPLIKDIPIIGDIVSGQSPLVYFAFLAAIAFYIFFYRTIFGFRLLAVGYNKVAASTLGLKAIRYQLFAIAACGILCGIAGAQLSLGQVTMFSEGMTSGRGFIALVAMMLGQSHPLGILASSILFGLMDAMSTRLQGFSIPTEFTMMVPYVLTLAAMFFLRDKGVETNQTSQQSAR; from the coding sequence GTGGAGCTGCTTGATTGGTCACTGTTAAATGCAACGCTGCGAATGGTTGCACCGATTTTATTAGCGGCGCTAGGCGGAATGCTTTGCGCGCGCGTAGGCATATTTAATGTAGGGCTAGAAGGTCTAATTTTGATTGGAGCTTTTAGCGGGATTGCGGGCAACTATTATACTCATAATGTCTTTTTTGCGATCGTGATTGCGGCTGGAGCAAGCTTACTTTTTGCTTTGCTTTTTGGAATGATGGTCGTGATGTTTAAAGCAAATGAAATTGTCGTTGGGGTGTCTATTAATTTTTTAGCACTGGGCTTAACGACATTTTTACTCCGGACTATTTTTCATACAAAAGGTGCCTATTACGATAAAAACATGCACGGGATAGGTACATGGGATATTCCTTTAATTAAAGACATACCTATAATCGGCGACATTGTTTCCGGGCAGTCACCGCTTGTCTATTTTGCTTTTTTAGCAGCTATTGCTTTTTATATCTTCTTTTATCGAACGATTTTTGGTTTTCGTCTTCTAGCAGTAGGCTACAATAAAGTAGCAGCAAGTACGCTTGGGTTGAAAGCAATAAGATATCAGCTGTTTGCGATTGCAGCATGCGGAATCCTGTGCGGGATCGCGGGAGCACAGCTTTCGTTAGGGCAAGTCACGATGTTCTCAGAAGGCATGACTTCAGGGCGTGGATTTATCGCACTTGTTGCGATGATGCTCGGTCAGTCTCATCCGCTCGGTATTTTAGCGTCAAGTATCCTTTTCGGCTTAATGGATGCCATGAGCACACGACTGCAAGGTTTTTCAATACCGACTGAGTTTACGATGATGGTCCCTTACGTACTTACATTAGCCGCGATGTTTTTCTTACGAGATAAAGGTGTCGAAACGAATCAAACAAGTCAGCAAAGTGCACGCTGA